One window of the Salvia splendens isolate huo1 chromosome 1, SspV2, whole genome shotgun sequence genome contains the following:
- the LOC121794095 gene encoding proteasome subunit beta type-2-A-like, which translates to MESVFGLVGKDFAIVVADSSAVHSILVHKTNEDKIMLLDSHKLMGASGETGDRAQFTEYVQKNVALYQFRNGIPLTTAATANFTRGELATALRKNPYMVNIILAGYDKDVGPSLYFIDYIASLHKVDKAAFGYGSYFALSMMDRHYRRDMTVEEAIELVDKIISEIRSRLVVAPPNFLIKIVDKDGARQYAWRESIKDAPVAAA; encoded by the exons ATGGAGTCAGTATTCGGGCTGGTTGGGAAGGATTTCGCGATAGTGGTGGCGGACTCATCGGCGGTCCACAGCATTCTCGTACACAAAACTAACGAGGACAAGATCATGCTTCTAGATTCTCACAAACTCATGGGCGCCTCCGGCGAGACTGGCGATCG GGCTCAGTTTACAGAGTATGTACAGAAGAATGTAGCTTTATACCAATTTCGTAATGGCATTCCTCTGACAACCGCTGCTACTGCAAACTTCACCAGAGGCGAGCTTGCAACTGCCTTGAGGAAG AACCCATACATGGTGAATATCATCCTGGCTGGATATGACAAGGATGTAGGCCCTTCCCTCTACTTCATCGATTACATTGCCTCCCTTCACAAGGTTGACAAAGCAGCATTCGGTTACGGTTCCTACTTTGCACTCTCCATGATGGACAGACACTACCGTCGGGACATGACTGTTGAAGAGGCCATCGAGTTGGTCGATAAAATCATTAGTGAAATCCGTAGTAGGCTGGTTGTAGCACCTCCAAACTTCTTAATCAAAATCGTGGACAAGGACGGGGCAAGACAATATGCGTGGCGTGAGTCTATCAAGGACGCACCCGTTGCTGCAGCATGA